In Arachis stenosperma cultivar V10309 chromosome 1, arast.V10309.gnm1.PFL2, whole genome shotgun sequence, one DNA window encodes the following:
- the LOC130939589 gene encoding oxysterol-binding protein-related protein 4B-like isoform X2 has product MQVAEQKDTKVVLTKPFSLGSGSVSDPAYGAPNLLKRVLTLFKNVRLGSDLTKFQLPPMFNIPKSQLQCYGESVYSTGLDMLSRCNSGESPLERFTSVVAWSISTTRPSPFGIAPYNPILGETHHVSKGNLHVLLEQVSHNPPVSALHATDEKENIEMIWCQQPVPRFRGTSVEAQVLGKRQLKLLNHGETYEMNSPNLFIRILPVPGVDWVGNVNINCLENGLVAKLSYRSSLFGGHGRYIRGQILDSSSTKVLYEVYGHWDSIVQVKDTNNGKEREIYNAKEVISELQAPIVKDAKNVWPTESGDVWGELSQAILNKEWEKAREAKQAVEERQRNMSRERETQGLYTWTPKNFVVSYSKEAGWECSPIHKLVPPAPIIAQ; this is encoded by the exons ATGCAGGTTGCAGAACAGAAGGACACAAAAGTTGTTCTGACTAAACCATTCTCATTAGGAAGTGGATCAGTTTCAGACCCAGCTTATGGAGCCCCTAATCTCCTAAAACGTGTCTTAACCCTTTTTAAAAATGTGAGGCTAGGATCAGATCTCACAAAATTCCAG CTGCCACCTATGTTTAATATCCCAAAGTCTCAACTTCAGTGCTATGGTGAATCAGTGTATAGCACAGGTTTGGATATGCTGAGCAGATGCAACAGTGGGGAGAGTCCTCTGGAGAGGTTCACCTCTGTAGTGGCATGGAGCATATCCACCACACGCCCTTCTCCTTTTGGGATTGCACCCTATAATCCTATTCTTGGAGAGACTCACCATGTCTCAAAAGGAAATCTTCATGTCCTACTAGAGCAG GTTTCACACAACCCTCCTGTATCAGCCCTCCATGCAACAGATGAGAAGGAAAACATTGAAATGATATGGTGCCAGCAACCCGTTCCAAGATTTCGTG GTACATCAGTTGAAGCTCAAGTTCTTGGTAAAAGGCAGCTGAAGCTCCTAAACCATGGTGAAACATATGAAATGAATTCTCCTAATCTTTTCATTAGAATTCTTCCGGTTCCCGGTGTTGATTGGGTCGGCAATGTTAACATAAATTGCCTAGAGAATGGCCTAGTGGCTAAGTTATCTTACAGATCAAGTTTATTTGGTGGACATGGTAGATACATCAGAGGCCAAATCCTTGATTCTTCATCAACAAAAGTTTTGTATGAAGTTTATGGTCATTGGGATag TATTGTACAAGTGAAAGATACTAATAATGGGAAGGAGAGAGAGATATATAATGCAAAAGAAGTCATTTCAGAGCTCCAAGCTCCTATTGTCAAAGATGCTAAG AATGTGTGGCCAACAGAATCAGGAGATGTTTGGGGGGAACTGAGCCAAGCAATTCTAAACAAAGAGTGGGAGAAAGCAAGAGAAGCAAAACAAGCTGTGGAAGAAAGACAGAGGAACATGTCCAGAGAAAGAGAGACACAAGGATTGTACACTTGGACTCCTAAGAACTTTGTGGTGTCTTACAGTAAAGAAGCTGGTTGGGAATGTTCACCAATTCATAAATTGGTCCCTCCTGCTCCCATCATAGCACAATAA
- the LOC130939589 gene encoding oxysterol-binding protein-related protein 4B-like isoform X3 yields the protein MFNIPKSQLQCYGESVYSTGLDMLSRCNSGESPLERFTSVVAWSISTTRPSPFGIAPYNPILGETHHVSKGNLHVLLEQVSHNPPVSALHATDEKENIEMIWCQQPVPRFRGTSVEAQVLGKRQLKLLNHGETYEMNSPNLFIRILPVPGVDWVGNVNINCLENGLVAKLSYRSSLFGGHGRYIRGQILDSSSTKVLYEVYGHWDSIVQVKDTNNGKEREIYNAKEVISELQAPIVKDAKNVWPTESGDVWGELSQAILNKEWEKAREAKQAVEERQRNMSRERETQGLYTWTPKNFVVSYSKEAGWECSPIHKLVPPAPIIAQ from the exons ATGTTTAATATCCCAAAGTCTCAACTTCAGTGCTATGGTGAATCAGTGTATAGCACAGGTTTGGATATGCTGAGCAGATGCAACAGTGGGGAGAGTCCTCTGGAGAGGTTCACCTCTGTAGTGGCATGGAGCATATCCACCACACGCCCTTCTCCTTTTGGGATTGCACCCTATAATCCTATTCTTGGAGAGACTCACCATGTCTCAAAAGGAAATCTTCATGTCCTACTAGAGCAG GTTTCACACAACCCTCCTGTATCAGCCCTCCATGCAACAGATGAGAAGGAAAACATTGAAATGATATGGTGCCAGCAACCCGTTCCAAGATTTCGTG GTACATCAGTTGAAGCTCAAGTTCTTGGTAAAAGGCAGCTGAAGCTCCTAAACCATGGTGAAACATATGAAATGAATTCTCCTAATCTTTTCATTAGAATTCTTCCGGTTCCCGGTGTTGATTGGGTCGGCAATGTTAACATAAATTGCCTAGAGAATGGCCTAGTGGCTAAGTTATCTTACAGATCAAGTTTATTTGGTGGACATGGTAGATACATCAGAGGCCAAATCCTTGATTCTTCATCAACAAAAGTTTTGTATGAAGTTTATGGTCATTGGGATag TATTGTACAAGTGAAAGATACTAATAATGGGAAGGAGAGAGAGATATATAATGCAAAAGAAGTCATTTCAGAGCTCCAAGCTCCTATTGTCAAAGATGCTAAG AATGTGTGGCCAACAGAATCAGGAGATGTTTGGGGGGAACTGAGCCAAGCAATTCTAAACAAAGAGTGGGAGAAAGCAAGAGAAGCAAAACAAGCTGTGGAAGAAAGACAGAGGAACATGTCCAGAGAAAGAGAGACACAAGGATTGTACACTTGGACTCCTAAGAACTTTGTGGTGTCTTACAGTAAAGAAGCTGGTTGGGAATGTTCACCAATTCATAAATTGGTCCCTCCTGCTCCCATCATAGCACAATAA
- the LOC130968696 gene encoding LOW QUALITY PROTEIN: subtilisin-like protease SBT2.6 (The sequence of the model RefSeq protein was modified relative to this genomic sequence to represent the inferred CDS: inserted 1 base in 1 codon) yields the protein MRLLEFGCLVAVLCGLLVSVKAEIYIXTVEGEPVISYGGGIDGFEATAVESDEKIDTNSELVTSYAHHLEKKHDMLLGMLFEPGTYKKLYSYRHLINGFAVHISPEQAETLRHAPGVKSVERDWKVKRLTTHTPQFLGLPTGVWPTGGGFDRAGEDIVIGFVDSGIYPHHPSFATHNTEPYEPVPKYRGKCEIDPDTKKNYCNGKIVGAQHFAQAAIAAGAFNPSMDLASPLDGDGHGSHTASIAAGNNGIPVRMHGHEFGRASGMAPRARIAVYKALYRLFGGFIADVVAAIDQAVYDGVDILSLSVGPNSPPAATKTTFLNPFDATLLGAVKAGVFVAQAAGNGGPFPKTMVSYSPWIASVAAAIDDRRYKNHLTLGNGKVLAGIGLSPATHLNESYTLVAANDVLLDSSVMKFSPTDCQRPELLNKRLIEGKILLCGYSFNFISGSASIKKVSETAKALGAVGFVLCVENVSPETRFDPVPVGLPGIVIVDVRNSKELVDYYNISTPRDWTGRVKSFTGKGKIGDGLMPILHKSAPQVALFSARGPNIKDFSFQEADLLKPDILAPGSLIWAAWSPNGTDEPNYVGEGFAMISGTSMSAPHIAGIAALIKQKHPHWSPAAIKSALMTTTSTLDRAGNPLLAQQASETGTTKLVKATPFDYGSGHVDPRAALDPGLIFDAGYEDYLGFLCTTPGIDVHEIRNYTHTPCNKTMGKPSNLNTPSITISHLVRTQTVTRTVTNVAEEETYVITARMDPAVAIDVNPPAMTIRAGASRKFSVTLTVRRVTGTYSFGEVLMKGSRGHKVRIPVLANGYPR from the exons ATGAGGTTGTTGGAGTTTGGGTGTCTGGTTGCAGTTCTATGTGGTCTTCTTGTGTCTGTGAAAGCTGAGATTTACA GTACTGTTGAAGGTGAACCTGTTATTAGTTATGGAGGTGGAATTGATGGTTTTGAAGCTACTGCTGTTGAATCTGATGAGAAGATTGATACCAATAG TGAATTGGTTACTTCATATGCTCACCATCTTGAGAAAAAACATGATATGCTTCTGGGGATGCTGTTCGAACCTGGGACGTACAAGAAACTCTATAGCTATCGGCATCTGATAAATGGGTTTGCTGTTCATATTTCCCCAGAACAG GCAGAAACTCTAAGACATGCACCTGGAGTGAAATCTGTTGAGAGGGACTGGAAAGTGAAGAGACTCACAACACATACACCGCAGTTTCTTGGGCTTCCAACTGGAGTGTGGCCAACAGGAGGTGGCTTTGACCGGGCCGGAGAAGACATTGTGATTGGATTTGTGGATTCAGGGATCTATCCTCACCATCCAAGCTTTGCAACTCATAACACAGAACCATATGAGCCAGTTCCAAAGTACAGAGGAAAATGTGAAATTGATCCAGATACTAAAAAAAACTACTGTAACGGGAAGATTGTTGGAGCACAACATTTTGCTCAAGCTGCAATAGCTGCCGGGGCATTTAACCCTTCGATGGATCTTGCATCTCCTCTAGATGGAGATGGACATGGAAG TCATACAGCCTCTATAGCTGCTGGAAATAATGGAATTCCTGTGAGGATGCATGGCCACGAATTTGGTAGAGCAAGTGGAATGGCTCCTCGTGCCAG AATTGCTGTGTACAAGGCACTCTACAGATTATTTGGAGGATTTATTGCAGACGTAGTTGCTGCAATCGATCAG GCTGTATACGATGGAGTGGATATACTCAGCCTTTCAGTTGGACCGAACAGTCCTCCAGCAGCCACCAAAACCACATTTTTGAACCCTTTTGATGCTACACTTCTTGGAGCTGTGAAAGCTGGTGTATTTGTTGCACAGGCTGCTGGAAATGGTGGTCCTTTTCCTAAAACAATGGTTTCATATAGCCCATGGATAGCCTCTGTAGCAGCTGCAATTGATGATCGTAGATACAAAAACCATTTGACCCTTGGAAATGGAAAAGTCTTAGCTGGAATTGGGTTATCAC CTGCTACACATTTAAACGAATCGTACACATTGGTTGCTGCAAATGATGTGCTGCTAGATTCTTCAGTGATGAAGTTCAGCCCCACAGATTGCCAGAGACCAGAACTTCTAAACAAGAGACTGATAGAGGGCAAAATTCTTCTCTGTGGATACTCTTTCAACTTCATTTCTGGTTCAGCATCAATAAAGAAAGTCTCAGAAACAGCAAAGGCCCTTGGTGCAGTTGGATTTGTTCTTTGTGTTGAAAACGTTTCCCCAGAAACAAGATTTGACCCAGTTCCTGTTGGCCTTCCTGGGATTGTTATCGTAGATGTCAGAAACTCAAAG GAACTTGttgattattataatatttCTACACCAAGAGATTGGACCGGACGAGTTAAGAGTTTCACAGGGAAAGGTAAAATTGGAGATGGTTTGATGCCTATCCTCCATAAATCTGCACCACAGGTAGCTTTATTCTCGGCTCGAGGGCCGAATATAAAGGACTTCAGCTTCCAAGAGGCAGATCTCCTCAAACCAGATATATTAGCTCCCGGTTCATTGATTTGGGCTGCTTGGAGTCCAAATGGTACCGATGAGCCAAATTATGTTG GTGAGGGATTTGCCATGATATCTGGAACTAGTATGTCTGCGCCGCATATAGCTGGCATTGCTGCTCTTATAAAGCAGAAGCATCCACATTGGAGCCCTGCTGCCATTAAATCAGCCTTGATGACGACAACATCGACATTAGATAGAGCAGGGAATCCTCTTCTAGCTCAACAAGCTTCTGAAACAGGAACTACAAAGCTTGTTAAAGCTACTCCATTTGATTATGGAAGTGGACATGTTGATCCAAGAGCTGCATTGGACCCTGGGCTGATCTTTGATGCAG GATATGAGGATTATCTAGGCTTTTTGTGCACAACACCAGGCATTGATGTTCATGAGATAAGGAACTACACTCACACACCATGTAACAAAACAATGGGCAAACCATCAAACTTAAACACCCCATCAATAACAATTTCCCATCTTGTGAGAACTCAGACAGTCACTCGAACTGTCACGAATGTTGCCGAGGAAGAAACCTACGTGATCACAGCCAGAATGGATCCGGCTGTTGCCATTGATGTCAACCCTCCTGCAATGACCATCAGAGCAGGCGCATCGCGCAAGTTCTCCGTGACGCTCACTGTTCGAAGAGTGACCGGAACCTATAGTTTTGGAGAGGTTCTAATGAAAGGTAGCAGAGGTCACAAAGTAAGGATCCCAGTTCTGGCAAATGGATACCCTCGATAG
- the LOC130939612 gene encoding uncharacterized protein LOC130939612 → MGACFSCGARSSSNFKSIRVVHLNGHVEEFDEPISAGQVIFGVGSSTKQYFVCTAIQLLSSCSSSMSLKEDAQLQPGQIYFMLPYSILHADVSPVDLASLAKRLNAIARTRPCLDYSSNNNNNNKNKSMKEGFLSCQTQVWNPIITSSPSNSVVGVMGEEKGSVYKVMQQPWKPILDTIKEKSFTKRSESDLQENGSLISSFTWRSESDLQENDLFLQEINGSRQPDRKRCIKYMS, encoded by the coding sequence atgGGGGCTTGTTTTTCTTGTGGAGCAAGATCATCCTCAAATTTCAAGAGCATCCGTGTGGTTCATCTGAATGGACATGTTGAAGAATTTGATGAACCAATCTCAGCAGGACAAGTTATTTTTGGTGTAGGCAGCAGCACAAAGCAGTACTTTGTTTGCACAGCAATTCAGCTTCTATCATCTTGTTCATCTTCAATGTCATTGAAGGAAGATGCACAACTTCAACCTGGTCAAATTTATTTCATGCTTCCATATTCAATTCTCCATGCTGATGTTTCCCCTGTTGACTTGGCTTCACTTGCTAAGAGGCTCAATGCAATTGCCAGAACAAGGCCATGTTTGGATTatagtagtaataataataataataataaaaataagtcCATGAAAGAAGGTTTTTTGTCTTGCCAAACACAGGTTTGGAATCCTATTATTACTTCTTCTCCTTCAAATAGTGTTGTTGGGGTGATGGGTGAAGAAAAAGGGAGTGTTTATAAGGTAATGCAGCAGCCATGGAAGCCTATCTTGGACACTATAAAGGAGAAATCATTTACAAAGAGAAGTGAATCGGATTTGCAAGAGAATGGTTCTCTGATATCATCTTTTACATGGAGAAGTGAATCTGATTTGCAAGAGAATGATTTGTTTTTGCAAGAGATTAATGGATCAAGACAACCAGATAGGAAGAGGTGCATAAAGTACATGTCATGA
- the LOC130939589 gene encoding oxysterol-binding protein-related protein 4B-like isoform X1, with product MFFEHIFCSIFLCLYIFRIINKIHKRLVQEKNCSNNIVEELVGMQVAEQKDTKVVLTKPFSLGSGSVSDPAYGAPNLLKRVLTLFKNVRLGSDLTKFQLPPMFNIPKSQLQCYGESVYSTGLDMLSRCNSGESPLERFTSVVAWSISTTRPSPFGIAPYNPILGETHHVSKGNLHVLLEQVSHNPPVSALHATDEKENIEMIWCQQPVPRFRGTSVEAQVLGKRQLKLLNHGETYEMNSPNLFIRILPVPGVDWVGNVNINCLENGLVAKLSYRSSLFGGHGRYIRGQILDSSSTKVLYEVYGHWDSIVQVKDTNNGKEREIYNAKEVISELQAPIVKDAKNVWPTESGDVWGELSQAILNKEWEKAREAKQAVEERQRNMSRERETQGLYTWTPKNFVVSYSKEAGWECSPIHKLVPPAPIIAQ from the exons ATGTTTTTTGAACATATTTTCTGCAGCATCTTTTTGTGTTTGTATATTTTCagaataataaataagataCATAAACGTCTTGTTCAGGAAAAAAATTGTTCAAATAATATTGTTGAAGAAT TGGTGGGGATGCAGGTTGCAGAACAGAAGGACACAAAAGTTGTTCTGACTAAACCATTCTCATTAGGAAGTGGATCAGTTTCAGACCCAGCTTATGGAGCCCCTAATCTCCTAAAACGTGTCTTAACCCTTTTTAAAAATGTGAGGCTAGGATCAGATCTCACAAAATTCCAG CTGCCACCTATGTTTAATATCCCAAAGTCTCAACTTCAGTGCTATGGTGAATCAGTGTATAGCACAGGTTTGGATATGCTGAGCAGATGCAACAGTGGGGAGAGTCCTCTGGAGAGGTTCACCTCTGTAGTGGCATGGAGCATATCCACCACACGCCCTTCTCCTTTTGGGATTGCACCCTATAATCCTATTCTTGGAGAGACTCACCATGTCTCAAAAGGAAATCTTCATGTCCTACTAGAGCAG GTTTCACACAACCCTCCTGTATCAGCCCTCCATGCAACAGATGAGAAGGAAAACATTGAAATGATATGGTGCCAGCAACCCGTTCCAAGATTTCGTG GTACATCAGTTGAAGCTCAAGTTCTTGGTAAAAGGCAGCTGAAGCTCCTAAACCATGGTGAAACATATGAAATGAATTCTCCTAATCTTTTCATTAGAATTCTTCCGGTTCCCGGTGTTGATTGGGTCGGCAATGTTAACATAAATTGCCTAGAGAATGGCCTAGTGGCTAAGTTATCTTACAGATCAAGTTTATTTGGTGGACATGGTAGATACATCAGAGGCCAAATCCTTGATTCTTCATCAACAAAAGTTTTGTATGAAGTTTATGGTCATTGGGATag TATTGTACAAGTGAAAGATACTAATAATGGGAAGGAGAGAGAGATATATAATGCAAAAGAAGTCATTTCAGAGCTCCAAGCTCCTATTGTCAAAGATGCTAAG AATGTGTGGCCAACAGAATCAGGAGATGTTTGGGGGGAACTGAGCCAAGCAATTCTAAACAAAGAGTGGGAGAAAGCAAGAGAAGCAAAACAAGCTGTGGAAGAAAGACAGAGGAACATGTCCAGAGAAAGAGAGACACAAGGATTGTACACTTGGACTCCTAAGAACTTTGTGGTGTCTTACAGTAAAGAAGCTGGTTGGGAATGTTCACCAATTCATAAATTGGTCCCTCCTGCTCCCATCATAGCACAATAA
- the LOC130939589 gene encoding oxysterol-binding protein-related protein 4B-like isoform X4, with protein MVAEQKDTKVVLTKPFSLGSGSVSDPAYGAPNLLKRVLTLFKNVRLGSDLTKFQLPPMFNIPKSQLQCYGESVYSTGLDMLSRCNSGESPLERFTSVVAWSISTTRPSPFGIAPYNPILGETHHVSKGNLHVLLEQVSHNPPVSALHATDEKENIEMIWCQQPVPRFRGTSVEAQVLGKRQLKLLNHGETYEMNSPNLFIRILPVPGVDWVGNVNINCLENGLVAKLSYRSSLFGGHGRYIRGQILDSSSTKVLYEVYGHWDSIVQVKDTNNGKEREIYNAKEVISELQAPIVKDAKNVWPTESGDVWGELSQAILNKEWEKAREAKQAVEERQRNMSRERETQGLYTWTPKNFVVSYSKEAGWECSPIHKLVPPAPIIAQ; from the exons ATG GTTGCAGAACAGAAGGACACAAAAGTTGTTCTGACTAAACCATTCTCATTAGGAAGTGGATCAGTTTCAGACCCAGCTTATGGAGCCCCTAATCTCCTAAAACGTGTCTTAACCCTTTTTAAAAATGTGAGGCTAGGATCAGATCTCACAAAATTCCAG CTGCCACCTATGTTTAATATCCCAAAGTCTCAACTTCAGTGCTATGGTGAATCAGTGTATAGCACAGGTTTGGATATGCTGAGCAGATGCAACAGTGGGGAGAGTCCTCTGGAGAGGTTCACCTCTGTAGTGGCATGGAGCATATCCACCACACGCCCTTCTCCTTTTGGGATTGCACCCTATAATCCTATTCTTGGAGAGACTCACCATGTCTCAAAAGGAAATCTTCATGTCCTACTAGAGCAG GTTTCACACAACCCTCCTGTATCAGCCCTCCATGCAACAGATGAGAAGGAAAACATTGAAATGATATGGTGCCAGCAACCCGTTCCAAGATTTCGTG GTACATCAGTTGAAGCTCAAGTTCTTGGTAAAAGGCAGCTGAAGCTCCTAAACCATGGTGAAACATATGAAATGAATTCTCCTAATCTTTTCATTAGAATTCTTCCGGTTCCCGGTGTTGATTGGGTCGGCAATGTTAACATAAATTGCCTAGAGAATGGCCTAGTGGCTAAGTTATCTTACAGATCAAGTTTATTTGGTGGACATGGTAGATACATCAGAGGCCAAATCCTTGATTCTTCATCAACAAAAGTTTTGTATGAAGTTTATGGTCATTGGGATag TATTGTACAAGTGAAAGATACTAATAATGGGAAGGAGAGAGAGATATATAATGCAAAAGAAGTCATTTCAGAGCTCCAAGCTCCTATTGTCAAAGATGCTAAG AATGTGTGGCCAACAGAATCAGGAGATGTTTGGGGGGAACTGAGCCAAGCAATTCTAAACAAAGAGTGGGAGAAAGCAAGAGAAGCAAAACAAGCTGTGGAAGAAAGACAGAGGAACATGTCCAGAGAAAGAGAGACACAAGGATTGTACACTTGGACTCCTAAGAACTTTGTGGTGTCTTACAGTAAAGAAGCTGGTTGGGAATGTTCACCAATTCATAAATTGGTCCCTCCTGCTCCCATCATAGCACAATAA